The following proteins are co-located in the Paludibaculum fermentans genome:
- a CDS encoding helix-turn-helix domain-containing protein: MKKSESYASVWDAIADTPGQAANLRARAELMQQIAAFVKKQGWTQVEAAQHCGVTQPRINDLLRGRVSRFSLDALVNISTALGCRVRVDLEAA; encoded by the coding sequence ATGAAGAAATCCGAGAGCTACGCCAGTGTTTGGGATGCCATTGCGGACACGCCCGGGCAGGCCGCCAACCTGCGGGCGCGAGCCGAACTGATGCAGCAGATTGCGGCCTTCGTGAAGAAGCAGGGATGGACGCAGGTCGAGGCGGCACAACACTGCGGAGTGACCCAGCCACGGATCAATGACCTGCTCCGCGGCCGGGTTTCGCGCTTCTCACTGGACGCCCTGGTGAACATTTCCACTGCGCTGGGCTGCCGTGTCCGGGTCGATCTCGAAGCGGCCTGA